One window of Nymphaea colorata isolate Beijing-Zhang1983 chromosome 1, ASM883128v2, whole genome shotgun sequence genomic DNA carries:
- the LOC116264639 gene encoding probable leucine-rich repeat receptor-like protein kinase At2g28990, giving the protein MNVHLKLLHWCCSDERRRSLIVVNCIRIKFTFLTADKTDKKSVLTWDKRLQMALSVATGLDYLHAGCNPPIIHRDVKTTNILLDGNMEARLADFGLSRAIYAENVHVSTLVAGTTGYIDPEYYNTGKLTTKSDVYSFGVVLFELLTGRPVLFSENGLLTSVVKWAKTIIQYGDFHRIIDPNLRGQYDADSMWSVIELAIASLQVSGDRRPTMQKIVTELAAAKNQEIRRLGIGIPIAGEGSALSEFSMEYTTYVETDAAPKAR; this is encoded by the exons atgaatgtacATTTGAAGTTATTGCATTGGTGCTGTTCAGatgagagaagaagaagcctAATTGTTGTgaattgcataagaatcaaaTTTACCTTTCTTACTGCAGATAAGACGGATAAGAAATCTGTGTTAACCTGGGACAAGCGACTCCAAATGGCATTAAGTGTTGCCACAG GTCTTGATTACTTGCATGCTGGTTGCAACCCGCCAATAATTCACAGGGATGTGAAAACAACCAATATCCTTTTGGATGGAAACATGGAAGCAAGGCTGGCAGATTTTGGATTGTCTAGAGCCATTTATGCTGAAAATGTACATGTATCGACTCTTGTTGCGGGTACAACAGGATACATAGACCCAGA GTATTACAACACGGGAAAACTAACAACAAAGAGTGATGTTTACAGCTTCGGTGTAGTTCTTTTTGAGCTCTTAACTGGACGTCCTGTTCTCTTCTCTGAAAATGGACTGCTAACTAGCGTTGTCAAATGGGCGAAAACAATTATACAATATGGAGATTTTCATAGGATCATCGATCCTAACCTTAGAGGACAGTATGATGCCGACTCGATGTGGAGCGTTATAGAACTTGCTATTGCAAGTTTGCAAGTGTCTGGCGATAGGAGGCCTACAATGCAAAAGATTGTTACTGAACTGGCGGCAGCTAAAAACCAAGAGATACGTCGCCTTGGAATTGGAATTCCTATTGCTGGAGAGGGATCGGCACTATCAGAATTTTCGATGGAGTATACCACATATGTGGAAACAGATGCTGCACCTAAGGCACGGTAG
- the LOC116250788 gene encoding probable LRR receptor-like serine/threonine-protein kinase At1g07560: MNTMSNPCGGFLLRLLYSTASALLLAVAAAQDGFLNIDCGLPANTTYRSETTLEYVSDSKYTSNGFEKRLDSVTPNDAPTIYRTLRYFPRYKRNCYSLSVIQGTNYLVRASFMYGNYDGANTAPSFDLYLGVDLWDTVKLDNATHMYWTEIFSIATTGTMSVCLVNTAMGVPFISGLELRPLSGADGYKEHFMNDNSSLVTFQRIDVGGAAQVRFPADPYDRLWTPSSSRYGTPVSIAVTLERGDETRLFLPLAVMQTAVASSNPILVTWSGEPSDSYHFVLGFAGLQPSTGRRTLIVKLDGNDFYKPFSFGYGGVYTVYSTLPLPGAGQHSFTVEANEGSDNGPILNAFEIYKIVQPRGAAATFPEDVLAIKAVQDYYQIKKNWNADPCLPLDAPWDGLTCSLDNQSSPRIEALDLSNAGLSGAISSHLSQLTALRKLNLSMNNINGSLPSFLADFQYLSDIDFSSNNLSGSIPSALKEKEATGLTLRIDNNPQICQQDPCNQGKASDNKRNLIVIISVASSSVVAVGIILSILAFITVNSKRKRRDNNRERRTSQASGKICSFTYDEVVEITNSFERVIGKGGSCSVFYGRLSDGREVAVKVMTGKFSQGINEYTAEVELLMKVHHKCLVSFVGFCDEDQKMILVYEYMKKGDLQMLLSDETGTSDILDWGQRLQIAHSVAIGLEYLHSGCRPSIIHRDVKTSNILLNDKLEAKLADFGLSKIPITEEISHVSTVVAGTPGYIDPEYYDTNQLTEKSDVYSFGVVLFVLITGRHSVFIQEAQRLHIVKFVTAKIMDGDLASIIDPRLQGQCHINSVCRVAETAIACTSGRGITRPTMTEVVGELKAAMDAEIRRMESKRQPMELESRLLSTGPAETDMDSFYHPSAR; the protein is encoded by the exons ATGAACACGATGAGCAACCCATGTGGCGGCTTCTTGCTTCGGCTTTTGTATTCTACTGCTTCTGCTCTACTCCTGGCAGTGGCTGCTGCTCAAGATG GCTTCCTCAACATCGACTGCGGACTTCCGGCCAATACAACCTACAGAAGTGAAACCACTCTCGAGTATGTCTCCGACAGTAAATACACAAGCAACGGGTTCGAGAAGCGGCTCGACTCTGTCACCCCCAACGATGCGCCAACGATCTACCGGACTCTTAGATACTTCCCTCGTTACAAGAGGAACTGCTACAGTCTGTCTGTGATACAGGGCACCAACTATCTGGTTCGGGCATCCTTCATGTATGGCAACTATGACGGAGCCAACACGGCCCCGAGCTTCGATCTCTACCTTGGAGTTGATCTTTGGGATACCGTCAAGCTAGACAACGCAACTCATATGTATTGGACGGAGATTTTCAGCATTGCAACAACCGGAACCATGAGCGTGTGCCTTGTCAACACTGCAATGGGCGTGCCCTTCATTTCTGGCTTGGAACTCCGTCCTCTCAGTGGTGCCGATGGTTACAAAGAGCATTTCATGAATGACAATTCTTCACTTGTTACCTTCCAGAGAATAGATGTTGGAGGAGCTGCACAAGTGAG GTTCCCCGCCGATCCATACGATCGTCTTTGGACACCAAGCTCTTCCCGATACGGCACTCCTGTCAGCATCGCTGTGACTCTAGAGAGAGGCGATGAAACTCGGCTCTTTCTGCCGCTTGCAGTGATGCAAACCGCAGTCGCCTCCTCGAATCCCATACTCGTCACTTGGTCAGGTGAGCCCTCTGATAGCTACCATTTTGTCTTGGGATTTGCTGGGTTGCAACCGTCGACGGGCAGGAGGACCTTGATAGTAAAGTTGGACGGTAACGACTTTTACAAGCCCTTCAGCTTTGGCTACGGTGGCGTGTACACCGTGTACTCGACCTTGCCTCTCCCGGGTGCCGGCCAGCACTCTTTCACGGTGGAGGCCAACGAGGGTTCAGATAATGGCCCCATCCTCAACGCCTTTGAGATCTACAAGATCGTCCAGCCCCGTGGCGCCGCTGCAACTTTCCCTGAAGATG TTCTTGCTATCAAGGCCGTGCAAGATTACTACCAGATAAAAAAGAATTGGAACGCCGATCCATGCTTACCTCTCGATGCTCCTTGGGATGGCTTGACCTGCAGCCTTGACAATCAGTCGTCTCCAAGAATAGAAGCCCT GGATCTGTCTAATGCTGGACTAAGTGGTGCAATTTCCTCGCATCTTTCGCAATTAACAGCACTCAGAAAATT GAACTTATCAATGAACAATATTAATGGATCTTTGCCATCTTTTCTAGCAGACTTCCAGTACCTGTCCGATAT AGATTTTTCGAGCAATAATTTGTCGGGATCAATTCCGAGTGCCTTGAAGGAAAAGGAGGCAACTGGGCTTACATTGAG GATCGACAACAATCCCCAGATATGCCAACAAGATCCCTGCAACCAGGGAAAAGCAAGTGATAACAAGAGAAATTTGATAGTTATAATCTCAGTGGCGTCTTCGTCAGTTGTGGCTGTAGGTATAATACTGTCAATATTGGCGTTCATCACGGTCAactcaaagagaaaaaggcGAG ACAATAATCGAGAGCGAAGAACTTCACAAGCTAGTGGAAAAATCTGCAGTTTCACATACGATGAAGTTGTGGAAATCACTAATAGCTTTGAAAGGGTGATAGGCAAAGGGGGATCCTGCAGTGTCTTTTATGGCCGACTTTCGGATGGCCGAGAAGTTGCGGTTAAAGTAATGACCGGAAAGTTTTCACAAGGAATCAACGAGTACACTGCCGAG GTTGAGCTGTTAATGAAAGTTCACCACAAGTGTTTGGTATCTTTTGTTGGGTTCTGTGATGAAGATCAGAAAATGATCCTGGTCTATGAGTACATGAAGAAAGGAGATCTGCAGATGCTACTTTCAG ATGAAACAGGGACGTCAGATATACTGGATTGGGGACAAAGACTACAAATTGCTCATAGTGTTGCAATTG GATTAGAATATCTGCACTCAGGATGCAGACCATCAATAATACACAGAGATGTGAAGACAAGCAACATCTTGTTGAACGACAAATTGGAAGCAAAGCTTGCAGACTTTGGCCTGTCCAAGATCCCCATCACAGAAGAGATATCGCATGTGTCAACCGTAGTTGCTGGCACACCTGGATACATAGACCCTGA GTATTATGACACAAACCAACTTACAGAGAAGAGTGATGTGTATAGTTTTGGAGTTGTCCTCTTTGTGCTCATCACAGGCCGGCATTCTGTATTCATTCAAGAAGCACAGAGACTCCATATTGTCAAATTTGTGACAGCCAAAATCATGGATGGAGATCTTGCCAGCATCATCGACCCTAGGTTGCAGGGCCAATGTCATATCAACTCCGTATGTAGAGTTGCAGAAACAGCAATTGCGTGCACATCAGGGAGAGGCATCACAAGGCCTACCATGACTGAAGTTGTGGGTGAGCTGAAGGCAGCCATGGACGCTGAAATTCGACGAATGGAAAGCAAAAGGCAACCTATGGAATTGGAGTCCAGATTACTGTCAACTGGTCCAGCTGAGACGGACATGGATTCTTTCTATCATCCTTCAGCAAGGTGA